The Narcine bancroftii isolate sNarBan1 chromosome 11, sNarBan1.hap1, whole genome shotgun sequence genome has a window encoding:
- the LOC138745243 gene encoding uncharacterized protein — MYQDSVKSFVLHAVQTGPPTPPPGDGAPHPPRETGPPIPPGRRGPPSPPGDGAPHPPRETGPPIPPGDGGPPSPPGDGAPHPPRETGPPIPPGDGAPPSPLETGPPHPPLETGPPIPPGDGAPHPPRETVPPIPPGRCPPHPPGRRGPPSPRETGPPPSPRETGPPHPPGRRGPPIPPRETGPPHPPGRRGPPHPPGRRGPPIPPLETGPPHPPLETGPPHPPTPGDGAPPSPPRETGPPPSPPPGDGAPPSPPRETGPPHPPPRETGPPHPPPRETGPPIPPRETGPPIPPRETGPPIPPPGDGAPPIPPGDGGPPSPRETGAPHPPGRRGPPHPPRETGGPSHPPGDGGPPHPRETGPPPPSPPGRRGPPPPSPPGDGAPPLRPPRETGPPPSVPPGRQGPPPPSPPGDRAPPPPSPPGDRAPPPLRPPRETGPPPSVPPGRQGPPPSVPPRETGPPPLRPPRETGPPPHRPPPGDRAPPLRPPPGDRAPPPPSPPGRQGPPPSVPPRETGPPPLRPPRETGPPPLRPPRETGPPPLRPPRETGPPPLRPPRETGPPPLRPPGRQGPPPPSPPGDRPPPAPPVPPLPPAPPVPPPRHPGRQGPPSPSPSLLCDKPPFLRLKYMTPQLFPLRHDPPTSSPPCHYPPPPNQVQTPSIPSASSLPHCPKGRGTQLFPPIILGWDPLHLSFPDVILSLSPQNRRYPNLHSLPL; from the exons ATGTATCAAGattcagtgaaaagctttgttttgcatgctgtcCAA ACggggccccccaccccccccccgggaGACGGGGCCCCCCATCCCCCCCGGGAGACGGGGCCCCCCATCCCCCCCGGGAGACGGGGCCCCCCATCCCCCCCGGGAGACGGGGCCCCCCATCCCCCCCGGGAGACGGGGCCCCCCATCCCCCCGGGAGACGGGGGCCCCCCATCCCCTCCGGGAGACGGGGCCCCCCATCCCCCCCGGGAGACGGGGCCCCCCATCCCCCCTGGAGACGGGGCCCCCCCATCCCCCCTGGAGACGgggcccccccatccccccctggAGACGGGGCCCCCCATCCCCCCGGGAGACGGGGCCCCCCATCCCCCCCGGGAGACGGTGCCCCCCATCCCCCCGGGACGgtgccctccccatccccccggGAGACGGGGCCCCCCATCCCCCCGGGAGACGgggccccccccatccccccgggAGACGGGGCCCCCCCATCCCCCCGGGAGACGGggcccccccatcccaccccgggAGACGGGGCCCCCCCATCCCCCCGGGAGACGgggccccccccatccccccgggAGACGgggcccccccatcccccccctggAGACGgggcccccccatccccccctggAGACGgggcccccccatccccccaccccgggagacggggcccccccatcccccccccggGAGACGgggccccccccatccccccccccgggAGACGgggcccccccatcccccccccggGAGACGgggcccccccatccccccccccgggAGACGgggcccccccatccccccccccgggAGACGgggccccccatccccccccggGAGACGgggccccccatccccccccggGAGACGgggccccccatcccccccccggGAGACGgggccccccccatccccccgggAGACGGGGGCCCCCCATCCCCCCGGGAGACGGGGGCCCCCCATCCCCCCGGGAGACGGgggcccccccatcccccccgggAGACGGGGggcccctcccaccccccgggAGACGGggggcccccccacccccgggagaCGGGGCCCCCCCCTCCGTCCCCCCCCGGGAGACGGGGCCCCCCCCCTCCGTCCCCCCCGGGAGACGGGGCCCCCCCCCTCCGTCCCCCCCGGGAGACAGGGCCCCCCCCCTCCGTCCCCCCCGGGAGACAGGGCCCCCCCCCTCCGTCCCCCCCGGGAGACAGGGCCCCCCCCCCTCCGTCCCCCCCGGGAGACAGGGCCCCTCCCCCCCTCCGTCCCCCCCGGGAGACAGGGCCCCCCCCCTCCGTCCCCCCCGGGAGACAGGGCCCCCCCCCCTCCGTCCCCCCCCGGGAGACAGGGCCCCCCCCCCTCCGTCCCCCCCGGGAGACagggccccccccccaccgtccccccCCGGGAGACAGGGCCCCCCCCCTCCGTCCCCCCCCGGGAGACAGGGCCCCCCCCCCTCCGTCCCCCCCCGGGAGACAGGGCCCCCCCCCCTCCGTCCCCCCCCGGGAGACAGGGCCCCCCCCCCTCCGTCCCCCCCGGGAGACAGGGCCCCCCCCCCTCCGTCCCCCCCGGGAGACAGGGCCCCCCCCCCTCCGTCCCCCCCGGGAGACAGGGCCCCCCCCCCTCCGTCCCCCCCGGGAGACAGGGCCCCCCCCCCTCCGTCCCCCCGGGAGACAGGGCCCCCCCCCTCCGTCCCCCCCGGGAGACaggcccccccccgccccccccgttcccccccttcccccagcccctcccgtccccccaccccgccacccaGGGAGACAGggccccccatccccatccccctccctcctgtGTGACAAACCCCCATTCCTCCGGCTCAAATACatgactccccaactcttcccactGAGACATGACCCTCCCACCTCTTCTCCCCCATGTCATTATCCCCCACCTCCAAACCAGGTCCAGACCCCATCAATTCCATCAgcatcctccctcccccactgccCCAAAGGACGGGGCACACAACTCTTTCCCCCCATCATCTTGGGATGGGACCCCCTCCATCTCTCATTCCCAGATGTGATCCTGTCCCTCTCTCCTCAGAATAGGAGATACCCCAATCTTCATTCTCTGCCCCTGTGA